Within Synergistaceae bacterium, the genomic segment TCCAGAGAGAGCGCGTCCGTTATGGGATTGGCGTTCTTCGAGAGAAACGGTTCCGCGGCGTGAAGCCAGGCGTCGAACCCCGAAGCGGCGGTGACTTTTCTCGGACTGGTGACGGTGAGCATGGGATCGACGACGGCCACGTCCGCCATGATGCTCTGGGAAGCGACCGCCTTTTTCACGTTGTTCTCGACGTCGAGGAAAATGGCGTGCTGGGTGACTTCCGAACCTGTTCCGGCGGTGGTGGGGATCATCAGGGATTTCGTGCCCTTGTTCTTCACCTTCCCCGGTCCGAAATATTCTCTGACCTTGCCGGGATTTGCCGTGAGCGCCGCGGCCATTTTCGCCACGTCCAGAACGCTGCCTCCTCCAAGGCCGATAACGAGGTCCGATCCCTTCTCCTGGATGAGCTTCGCCGCATTTTCCGCCATGTCCGTCGTGGGTTCGGAGGTCGTCCGCTCCAGGACGTGGACCTCCCAGGCGATGGAGGCCTCCTTCAGGCTCTTTTCAACGGCTTCGAGAGCACCGGAGTTTTTGACGCTGGGCCCGGTGATCAAAAACACGTTTTTCACGTTCAGCGCCTTGACCTCGCTGCCCACCTGCTGAACGGCGTTCATCCCAAAGGTGATTTTCGGAGCTCTAAACGGTATCGTCTGCCACATCACATATTTTCCCCCCATAAGATTGCACATTATTTAATCCAATGCCGCATTTTTGACAGTTTCGTTTACAATGCCCTGGTTTTGAAGGAATTTTTTAGTTTGCTTTTTAGGTTATACACATTGTACACTATATACCGTCGACGGTAAAGAGAAGGAATAAACGTGAGAAGAAGTAAAGCAGTCAAGATGAGGAGAAGTAAAAATGATGGACGAGATATTTGACGCTCAGGAGACCCTTTCGGTCGATCACCTGGTTGATCGGATTTTCAGCATCATTGAAGGTCATATCATTGAAGGGAAACTGAAGCCGCGCAGTCTTCTGGCTGAGGACAAGCTGGCGAGGGTGTTTGGAACGAGCCGGTCGCCGGTGCGGGAAGCCCTGCTGCGGCTGGAGAATATTGGTCTTGTCGTCCGGACGGAACAAAATCGGAAAATCGTCGCGCCTCTGTCGCTGGAGCTGGCGGAGGAATACTATCAGATCTGGGAAATGGTGGAGGGCTTCGCGGGGGGACTGACCTGCAGGACAGCCACGGACAGGACATATCTGCAGCTGGAGTCGATTCTTCGGGAGATGCAGGCCATTTCCGGGGCCGGTCCCGAGGAGTTTGGACGTTATCGCAGTCTGAACTATGAATTTCATTCTCTTTTTGTCGAGGAGTGTCCGAATCAAACGTTATTGCAATACTACGACAGGGCGATCAAGGCGATTCAGTGGTGCTGGAATCTGAGTCTCCATCATCGCGATGAGATCGTACGTTCCAATGAGGAGCACAAGGAGCTCTACACCGTTTTTAAAAGCAGAGATGCCGCGGGATTCGAGGTCCTTGTGCGCAAACACATTTACGACGCTTCCGTCCGTTTCCTCAGGGCCTTTAAAAACAGCTCCGAAACGGTCTGATACCAAATTGCTTTCAATCGGGCGCTTTCGTACGGGTTTTTTGTTTCAGAGGGAAAACTCCGCCAGACTTCGAACTCCCGTGCCTGGTTCGTCTCCGACCCGCAGCAGCCCCTTTTCGAGGGTGTGGCACGTATCGGCAAGCGTCGGCTGGGTGGCGAAGCAGGTGAGGTCATGGGGGACCGTGGCCGATGGCAGAGCGCAGGCAAGATGCAGACAGGCCGAACAGTTGATCTGAGTGTCAAAGGTATTGGCGACGACGCATCTGATTCCTGCCGCTTCCGCAACGCCGGCGATTTGCAGCGCTTTATAAATACCGCCCGTTTTGACCAGTTTGAGGGTGAAGAAATCCGCGGCATATTTTTCCGCGGAGACAAGCGCGTCGTGAGGGGAGAAGATCCCTTCGTCAATGCAGACGGGTACTCCGGTGCTTCGTCGTATTTCGGCGATGCCGTCCAGATCCCAGGAGGGAAGGAGTTGTTCGTACATCTCCAGGCCGCAGCTTTCCACCTGACGGATGAAAGAAAACGCGTCGGTGAAACTGTAACCTCCATTTGCGTCCACTCTCAGGGCGACGTCGGGCCTCAGAACTTTTCTGACCGCCTGAACCCGCTTCGCATCGGCATCCACGTCGGAACCTATTTTCATTTTGACGCTTCTGTATCCGTCCTCCAGATATTTTTCTGCTTTTTTCACGGCTTCATCCAGGGAGACGATTCCAATGTGGCGATTGATGGGAACTTCGTCCCGCATTTTCCCTCCCAGCAGACGGTAAAGAGGAATTTTGAGATTCTTCGCGTTCAGGTCGTACAGGGCTCCGTCAACGGCCATTTTTGACGCGTGATTTCCAAAAATCAGGCGGTCCATCCGGTGATGCGCGGCAGCGATGTTGAAGCTGTCCATTCCCATAATTCCCGGAAGAATTTCCGTCTTCAGAATCAGGGCGACGTTTTGAGCCGTCTCTCCGGAAAATTCCGGCAGGGGGGTGGATTCACCCCACCCCCTGTTACCCTCTTCGTCTTCGATCGACAGAATGACGTGTTCCTTTTCCTGGGGCGGTACGCCGTAAGATGTGGTCATCACCACTGTGGGGCGTTTAATGATCTGTACTTCACATTTTTTGATCCGCGACATGGTCGTGCCCTGCCTTTTTTGCCTTCGAGTAAAGAGGCGCCGCGATAAAAAGCAGTGCGGCGACCAGTATGGCCAGTGCTATGGGGCGGCTCCACAGTTCGGAAAAAGAGCCGTTGGCCGCGATAATGGCGGTTCTGAAATTGCTTTCCACAATGGGGCCCAGAATGTACCCCAAAATCAGGGGTGGAAGCGGAAAACCGCTGCCGGTAAAGAAGTAGCCGAAAATTCCGGCACCCATCAGAACCCAGATGTCGAAAATTCTGTTGTTGACGCTGTAGGTTCCCAGTATGCACATAATCAGAATGACGGGATAGAGAATTTTCGCCGGAACTTTGAGCAGTTGGACGAAAAGCCGGACCGACGCCAGCGCGATGACGAACATCACCACGTTGGACAGGGCGTAGGCTATAAACATGGATCCCACCACGTCCACGTTTAGCTTGAACATCAGCGGACCCGGCTGAAGGCCGTGGATGACCAGGCCTCCCATTAAAATGGACGTCACCAGATCCCCCGGAATGCCCAGAGTCATCATGGGGATCATGGCGCCTCCGTTGACCGCGTTGTTGGCCGACTCGGAGGCCGCTATTCCCTCGATGCGCCCCGTTCCGAACTCTTCGGGTTTTTTCGACAGGGATTGAGTTTGAGAATAGGCGATCATGGCCGCGGTTGACTGCCCCACGCCCGGCAAAATACCGATGGCCGTGCCCACGATGGAGCCAATCCACATTGCCCCGTGGGATTTTTTGAGATTTTCCCAGGAGGGCAGCAGGGGAACGCGCTCCTGCATCCGGATGAACTCCGCCTTTTTGTTGGCCATGCTCCGAACCTGGGTCAACATTTCTCCCAGGGCAAAAAAGCCCATCAGGGTCGCCAGCGTTGGGAACCCGCTGTTGAACTGCCACAGGCCGAAGGTGAACCGGTTGATTCCCAGAATGGGGTCCATTCCCACGACGGAGATGAAAATACCCAGAGTCGAGGCGATGAGGCCCTTCAGAATATCGTGTCCGGCCAGGCTTACGATCACGCTCAGTCCCATGATTCCGAGGGCTGTATACTCCCAGGGGCCGAAGATGACGGCCACCCGGGCCAGAAGCGGCGCCACGGTGATGAGGACGAACATGCTGAAGGTCCCTCCGATGAAGGAGGCAAAAATCCCCATCGAGAGAGCT encodes:
- a CDS encoding GntR family transcriptional regulator, producing the protein MMDEIFDAQETLSVDHLVDRIFSIIEGHIIEGKLKPRSLLAEDKLARVFGTSRSPVREALLRLENIGLVVRTEQNRKIVAPLSLELAEEYYQIWEMVEGFAGGLTCRTATDRTYLQLESILREMQAISGAGPEEFGRYRSLNYEFHSLFVEECPNQTLLQYYDRAIKAIQWCWNLSLHHRDEIVRSNEEHKELYTVFKSRDAAGFEVLVRKHIYDASVRFLRAFKNSSETV
- a CDS encoding iron-containing alcohol dehydrogenase — encoded protein: MWQTIPFRAPKITFGMNAVQQVGSEVKALNVKNVFLITGPSVKNSGALEAVEKSLKEASIAWEVHVLERTTSEPTTDMAENAAKLIQEKGSDLVIGLGGGSVLDVAKMAAALTANPGKVREYFGPGKVKNKGTKSLMIPTTAGTGSEVTQHAIFLDVENNVKKAVASQSIMADVAVVDPMLTVTSPRKVTAASGFDAWLHAAEPFLSKNANPITDALSLEAVRIITRNLGPAWADPNNLDARYNMSLGCLMSGFSLANAGTSLVHAMAYPIGGEFHTPHGISLSVLLLSCFRAIAASKGERLIRLAEAMGENVAGLPVREGVDVALRA
- a CDS encoding tripartite tricarboxylate transporter permease gives rise to the protein MDILSTLSTGITAFFSDPSIFCLLVGGVILGLIFGVIPGLTAALGVSLILPLTYVMSPIQGLATLIGIYVGGISGGLYGAVLLNIPGTSASIVTCFDGFPMAKKGHAAEALSMGIFASFIGGTFSMFVLITVAPLLARVAVIFGPWEYTALGIMGLSVIVSLAGHDILKGLIASTLGIFISVVGMDPILGINRFTFGLWQFNSGFPTLATLMGFFALGEMLTQVRSMANKKAEFIRMQERVPLLPSWENLKKSHGAMWIGSIVGTAIGILPGVGQSTAAMIAYSQTQSLSKKPEEFGTGRIEGIAASESANNAVNGGAMIPMMTLGIPGDLVTSILMGGLVIHGLQPGPLMFKLNVDVVGSMFIAYALSNVVMFVIALASVRLFVQLLKVPAKILYPVILIMCILGTYSVNNRIFDIWVLMGAGIFGYFFTGSGFPLPPLILGYILGPIVESNFRTAIIAANGSFSELWSRPIALAILVAALLFIAAPLYSKAKKAGHDHVADQKM